The Desulfonatronum lacustre DSM 10312 region ACCGAACACGTTCCTTGAAGGCATGGAATGGTTCTGCGTATTTTTCCTCGAACAGCGCACATTCTGCTTCATATCGACTCATTTTAGACAAAGCCAGTAACGTCGCGTGCTCTCTCAAGACATGATCCTCACGCTCTCCGGCTTGCTTCAAAATTTCCACGACAGTCATGGTCTTCTCCGGCAGATGATTAAGGATTTTATGCCCCCGCCACCTGCCCGGGCAACAGCGGCGGCATGGGGCATTCCAGGGCGTCGCTCACGGCCCGCAGTATTTCGGCCTGGGCGATGGAGACTTGGCCGTCGGCCACGATGACCGCGGCGCAGGCCGTGATCAGGTCGCGCTTGGAGGATTCGCGCAGGCGGACCAGCTTGGTCAAAGCCGTGTCCAGGGCCTGGATGCCGCACTGCTCCCGGGTGCGCAGCCCCAGGCCGGGCAGGCGCAGTTCCTTGGCCCCGGCCTCGAAGGCCATGGCCGTGTCTTCGGCCCGGGCTCCCACATGGGCCAGGGCGGAGAGGATCAGCGAGGTCTGATCCACGGCCTGGTGCAGGGCCACGTGACCAAATGCCGAGGGCCGACCCGGCTCGAAGGACGGCTCCAGGTGGCGGAGTACGGCCCGGTGTACGGCCCACTCAAACAGCCCGACCCGTCCATCGGCCTGAATCATCCCGTGCAGCGCGGAACGAAACGCCGGATAGCGATCAAACGGCATCCGGCGCAGGGCCGGGAAGCAGATATCCATCAACGGGAGGCGCAGTTCCCTGGGCAGTTCCAGGCGTGCCAGATTGGCCACCTCCCGGGCCAGGGACGGCCCGAAAATCTTGTCCAGCAACGCGAACTGCGCCCTGGCCACGCTCTGCTCCCGACTGAGCAGCATAGCGAACACCACCCACTGGGCCTGGCCCGTGTCGTGGGCAGCGTCCAGCAATACGGGAGGAATTCGCTCCCGGAGCCCTCGGGCATGAGCCACATGGGCATCATCCAGTCGGCCCACGGAGGCGGTCAGGTCAATTGCTTTGGGCGTGCCTGACTGGACAGCGGGTCGCGACGAAGGACCGGGGCGTTCCTGGTGCTGTTCCTGGTACTGTTTTGGGGTCAGACCGGAAAAACCGAACTCATTGGCGGCAGCGTCTTTCGCGGTTCGCACATGTGGCCGGGGAAAGTCCGATATGACCGGATACGTTCCGTCCCAACCCGGCTCCACCCGCCGGATGCGCTCCTCCAAGGGGGGATGGGTGGCGAACAGGGAGGTCATGAGCACGTTCACGCCCTGGGCGAAAAACATGTGGCTGGCCTGGGCCGCGTTGGCGTGCTCCAGTCGCGACCCCTGGGAAATCGCGCCGATCTTCTTCAGCACCTCGGCCATGGCCCGGGAGTCGCGGGTAAACTGGACCGCCGAGGCGTCGGCCAGGTACTCCCGTTGCCGGGAGACCGCAGCCTTGATCATGCTTCCGAAAAACATCCCCAGGGAGCCCACCAGGATGAAGCCCACGCCCAGCACCAGGGGCAAGGCAGCACCCCGACGATCCCGGGACCGCCCGCCATAGACGGTCATCCGCAGGATCACCCGCCCGGCCAGCCCCAGGATGATCAGCCCGTGGATCACGCTCATCAGCTTGATGTTCATGCGCATGTCCCCGTTCAGGATATGGCTGAACTCGTGCCCGATCACGGCCTGCAACTCCGAACGGGTCAACAGCCGGGCGGCCCCGCTGGTCAGTCCCACCACCGCGTCGCCGGGGTTCTGGCCCGCGGCAAAGGCGTTGATGCCGCTCTCCTGGTCCAGCATGTACACCGGAGGCACGGGCAGACCCGAGGCGATGGCCATTTCCTCCACCACGTTGAGCACCTTGCGCTCATCCGGGTTGGCGCTGTCCGGCATCACCAGCCGCCCGCCCAGCAGTTCGGCCACCGCGGCCCCGCCACGCCGGAGCTGGACCATCTTGAAAATGGTCCCGAACCCGATAATAGCCAGGATGATCGCTCCCAGCATGGCCAACAGGTCGGCCATGCTCTTGAACTCCCTCCAAGCCTGGGTCGCGTTGGGCGCATCGGTCAGCAGCAACAGATAGATCAAGGCATAGACCGTGAACACGATGCCGATGGTGGCCAGAATGAACAGCACCACCAGCACCGCGCTCTTGCGTCGAGCCCGTTCCTGGCTCTCAAAAAAATCCATGATGTACCCAGCCTAGAATTGAACTTTGGGCGCTTCCCGAAACTCCCGACCCTCGAACTCCAGCAACGTAGCCTGCTCGAACCCGAACATCCCGGCAAAGATGGTCTGGGGAAAGGACTCCCGGTAGGTGTTGTAGGTCATCACTCCGTCGTTGAAGGCCTGCCGGGCGAAGGCGACCTTGTTTTCCGTGCTGGTCATCTCTTCGCTGAGCTGCATCATGTTCTGATTGGCCTTCAGGTCCGGATAGCTCTCCACCAGGGCGAAGAGCTTCCCCAGCGCCCCGGACAGCATGCCCTCGGCCCCGGCCAAACCGGCCATGGCCGCGGCCTGCCCCGGATTGGCCGACGCTGCCTGCATGGCGCCGTAGGCTTGGTTCCGGGCCGCGATCACGGCTTCCAGGGTCTCGCGTTCATGGGCCATGTAGGCCTTGGCCGTTTCCACCAGATTGGGAATCAGATCGTAGCGCCGCTTGAGCTGCACGTCGATCTGGGCAAAAGCGTTCTTGTACCGGTTCCTGAGGGCGACCAACTGGTTGTAGATGCGCACCACCAGAAAGCCCAGGGCGACAATCAAGACAAGGGCGACGATCAGTGACGTGGACATGATGGATTCTCCTGTTTGAAGGGCGAAAAGGAAGCGGCAAGCGTAGCCAATCGGCTGCTTCGGCAAACACCTTGTGAAGTTGATGAAAACGACGGGATTGTCAACGGCTGGGATTGACCGCCCCTCGGAGTCTTTCGCCGGGATGCCGATCCGGCCTCTTTCCAGTCATGTCCAGTCGAGCGCTCCCACACCCGACTGGACATACCTCAACGTCACTGTCGGGCAGGGATGAACGTTGACGCGAGCAAAGGCCATGTACTATATCTTGTACATCAACCAGGAGAAAGAACCATGCGCATCGTATCCTTTTCCGAGGCCCGCAACGGATTGAAAG contains the following coding sequences:
- a CDS encoding M48 family metallopeptidase produces the protein MDFFESQERARRKSAVLVVLFILATIGIVFTVYALIYLLLLTDAPNATQAWREFKSMADLLAMLGAIILAIIGFGTIFKMVQLRRGGAAVAELLGGRLVMPDSANPDERKVLNVVEEMAIASGLPVPPVYMLDQESGINAFAAGQNPGDAVVGLTSGAARLLTRSELQAVIGHEFSHILNGDMRMNIKLMSVIHGLIILGLAGRVILRMTVYGGRSRDRRGAALPLVLGVGFILVGSLGMFFGSMIKAAVSRQREYLADASAVQFTRDSRAMAEVLKKIGAISQGSRLEHANAAQASHMFFAQGVNVLMTSLFATHPPLEERIRRVEPGWDGTYPVISDFPRPHVRTAKDAAANEFGFSGLTPKQYQEQHQERPGPSSRPAVQSGTPKAIDLTASVGRLDDAHVAHARGLRERIPPVLLDAAHDTGQAQWVVFAMLLSREQSVARAQFALLDKIFGPSLAREVANLARLELPRELRLPLMDICFPALRRMPFDRYPAFRSALHGMIQADGRVGLFEWAVHRAVLRHLEPSFEPGRPSAFGHVALHQAVDQTSLILSALAHVGARAEDTAMAFEAGAKELRLPGLGLRTREQCGIQALDTALTKLVRLRESSKRDLITACAAVIVADGQVSIAQAEILRAVSDALECPMPPLLPGQVAGA
- a CDS encoding LemA family protein, giving the protein MSTSLIVALVLIVALGFLVVRIYNQLVALRNRYKNAFAQIDVQLKRRYDLIPNLVETAKAYMAHERETLEAVIAARNQAYGAMQAASANPGQAAAMAGLAGAEGMLSGALGKLFALVESYPDLKANQNMMQLSEEMTSTENKVAFARQAFNDGVMTYNTYRESFPQTIFAGMFGFEQATLLEFEGREFREAPKVQF